Proteins from a single region of Streptomyces sp. HUAS 15-9:
- a CDS encoding SDR family oxidoreductase, translating to MGLLDDKVVLVNGGSQGVGAAIARASVREGAAVAVTGRRPEPGEALVAELTAAGGRAMYVRADLSDAGRAKVSVAEVVDAYGRVDCLVNSAGLTSRGTLLDTTPELFDAHIAINLKAPFFAMQAAVADMVERKAPGTIVNIITSSAHGGQPFLAPYVAAKAGLVGLTRNAAHAHRWDRIRINGLNIGWTATEGEDATQRAFHDAGDDWRERAAAGLPMGRLGRPDEIADFVVLLLSDRSGVVTGSVIDWDQNVLGGLD from the coding sequence ATGGGACTTCTCGACGACAAGGTCGTCCTCGTCAACGGCGGCAGCCAGGGGGTCGGCGCCGCCATCGCCCGGGCCTCGGTCCGCGAGGGCGCCGCGGTGGCCGTCACCGGCCGGCGCCCCGAGCCGGGCGAGGCCCTGGTGGCCGAGCTGACGGCGGCCGGGGGCAGGGCGATGTACGTGCGGGCCGACCTGTCGGACGCCGGGCGGGCCAAGGTCTCCGTGGCCGAGGTGGTCGACGCGTACGGCCGGGTCGACTGTCTGGTCAACTCGGCGGGGCTGACCTCGCGGGGCACCCTGCTGGACACCACGCCCGAGCTGTTCGACGCGCACATCGCGATCAACCTCAAGGCCCCGTTCTTCGCGATGCAGGCGGCGGTGGCCGACATGGTGGAGCGCAAGGCGCCCGGCACGATCGTCAACATCATCACGTCGTCGGCGCACGGCGGACAGCCCTTCCTGGCCCCGTACGTCGCCGCCAAGGCCGGTCTGGTCGGTCTGACCCGCAACGCGGCGCACGCCCACCGCTGGGACCGGATCCGGATCAACGGCCTGAACATCGGCTGGACGGCGACCGAGGGCGAGGACGCGACGCAGCGGGCCTTCCACGACGCCGGGGACGACTGGCGCGAGCGGGCCGCGGCCGGGCTGCCGATGGGCAGACTGGGCCGACCGGACGAGATCGCCGACTTCGTGGTCCTCCTGCTGTCGGACCGGTCCGGGGTGGTCACGGGTTCGGTGATCGACTGGGACCAGAACGTTCTCGGTGGCCTCGACTGA
- a CDS encoding LacI family DNA-binding transcriptional regulator, which translates to MGHPFPIREIARQAGLSEATVDRVLNGRGGVRESTAEEVRRAIADLDRQRTQVRLVGRTFMVDIVMQAPERFTTAVRAALEAELPSLHPAVLRSRFHFRETGPVRELVATLDRVTRRGSQGVILKAPDVPEVTAAVGRLATAGIPVVTLVTDLPASARMAYVGIDNRAAGATAAYLMGQWLGDRPGHVLTSLSSGFFRNEEEREMGFRGVMRARHPQRTLVEIAEGQGLDTTQYDHVRAALERDPGIRAVYSIGGGNIATLRAFEDLGRECAVFVAHDLDHENTRLLREHRLSAVLHHDLRHDLREACHLVMRAHGALPPTGPVAPSSIQVVTPYNMPTAPAR; encoded by the coding sequence GTGGGCCACCCCTTCCCGATCCGCGAGATCGCACGTCAGGCAGGTCTCAGCGAGGCCACCGTGGACCGTGTGCTGAACGGCAGGGGAGGGGTGCGGGAGAGCACCGCCGAGGAGGTCCGACGGGCCATCGCCGACCTGGACCGGCAACGCACCCAGGTACGGCTGGTCGGCCGTACGTTCATGGTCGACATCGTGATGCAGGCGCCGGAGCGGTTCACCACGGCCGTACGCGCCGCCCTGGAGGCGGAGCTGCCGTCGCTGCACCCGGCCGTGCTGCGCTCCCGCTTCCACTTCCGGGAGACCGGGCCGGTGCGGGAGCTGGTGGCGACCCTGGACCGGGTCACCCGGCGGGGCTCCCAGGGCGTGATCCTCAAGGCACCGGACGTCCCCGAGGTCACGGCCGCCGTCGGCCGCCTCGCCACCGCGGGCATCCCCGTCGTGACCCTGGTGACCGACCTTCCCGCGAGTGCCCGGATGGCGTACGTCGGCATCGACAACCGGGCTGCGGGCGCGACGGCGGCGTACCTCATGGGGCAGTGGCTCGGCGACCGTCCCGGCCATGTCCTCACCAGCCTCAGCAGCGGCTTCTTCCGCAACGAGGAGGAGCGCGAGATGGGCTTCCGCGGCGTCATGCGGGCCCGGCACCCCCAGCGCACGCTCGTCGAGATCGCCGAGGGGCAGGGCCTGGACACGACCCAGTACGACCACGTCCGGGCCGCCCTGGAACGCGACCCCGGCATACGGGCGGTCTACTCGATCGGCGGCGGCAACATCGCGACGCTACGGGCCTTCGAGGACCTGGGCCGCGAGTGCGCCGTGTTCGTCGCCCACGACCTCGACCACGAGAACACCCGGCTGCTGCGCGAACACCGCCTGTCCGCCGTGCTCCACCACGACCTGCGCCACGACCTGCGCGAGGCCTGCCACCTGGTGATGCGCGCCCACGGCGCACTACCGCCCACGGGACCGGTCGCACCGTCGTCGATCCAGGTGGTCACGCCGTACAACATGCCTACGGCGCCTGCACGTTGA
- a CDS encoding Gfo/Idh/MocA family protein: protein MVDALGVAVVGFGWMGRVHTQAYARVAHHYPGLALRPRLVTVAEEVPGRAEEAAARFGFASTTRDWREVAADPRVRAVSITAPNFLHREIGVAMAAVGKHIWIEKPVGLTAEDARAVADAVAGAGVHGAVGFNYRNAPAVQAARELIASGDIGAVTHVRIRLFSDYAAHPDGALTWRYERERGGSGVLGDLASHGADLARFLLGDIAALTADTAVFVPERARPTGATAGHARASGGELGPVENEDYVNCLLRFASGARGVLEACRVSVGEQNNYGFEVHGTRGAVFWDFRRMNELALSRGTTYQDQPVSTVYVGPGDGEFAAFQPGAANAMGYDDLKVIEAYRFLRSIAEGRPYGTTLVDAVHSAAVLDAMTRSAETGGWVNVQAP from the coding sequence ATGGTGGATGCGCTCGGTGTCGCCGTCGTCGGATTCGGCTGGATGGGCCGGGTGCACACCCAGGCGTACGCCCGCGTCGCGCACCACTACCCCGGGCTCGCCCTGCGGCCGCGCCTGGTGACGGTCGCCGAGGAGGTGCCGGGCCGGGCCGAGGAGGCCGCGGCGCGGTTCGGGTTCGCCTCGACGACCCGCGACTGGCGCGAGGTGGCCGCGGATCCGCGCGTCCGGGCGGTCAGCATCACCGCGCCGAACTTTCTGCACCGGGAGATCGGCGTCGCGATGGCCGCGGTCGGCAAGCACATCTGGATCGAGAAGCCGGTGGGCCTGACCGCGGAGGACGCCCGCGCGGTGGCCGACGCGGTGGCCGGGGCCGGTGTGCACGGCGCGGTCGGCTTCAACTACCGCAACGCGCCCGCCGTTCAGGCCGCCCGCGAGCTGATCGCCTCGGGGGACATCGGCGCGGTGACGCATGTGCGGATCCGGCTGTTCAGCGACTACGCGGCCCATCCCGACGGCGCCCTGACGTGGCGGTACGAGCGTGAGCGCGGCGGCAGCGGGGTGCTCGGAGATCTGGCCTCGCACGGTGCCGACCTGGCCCGCTTCCTGCTCGGCGACATCGCCGCGCTGACCGCCGACACCGCGGTGTTCGTGCCGGAGCGGGCCCGCCCGACGGGTGCCACCGCCGGGCACGCCCGTGCCTCCGGCGGTGAGCTCGGCCCCGTCGAGAACGAGGACTACGTCAACTGCCTGCTGCGTTTCGCCTCCGGCGCCCGCGGTGTCCTGGAGGCCTGCCGGGTCTCGGTCGGCGAACAGAACAACTACGGCTTCGAGGTGCACGGCACCAGGGGCGCGGTCTTCTGGGACTTCCGGCGGATGAACGAGTTGGCTCTCAGCCGCGGCACGACGTACCAGGACCAGCCCGTCAGCACGGTGTACGTCGGCCCCGGAGACGGCGAGTTCGCCGCGTTCCAGCCGGGCGCGGCCAACGCCATGGGCTACGACGACCTGAAGGTCATCGAGGCGTACCGTTTCCTGCGCTCGATCGCCGAGGGCAGACCGTACGGCACCACCCTCGTGGACGCCGTGCACAGCGCCGCCGTACTGGACGCGATGACGCGGTCCGCGGAGACGGGCGGATGGGTCAACGTGCAGGCGCCGTAG
- a CDS encoding LacI family DNA-binding transcriptional regulator, protein MRPPTIRDVAEQAGVSKSLVSLVLRGSDQVRPEKREAVLRAVRELGYRPNAAARSLSEQRTRTVGVLLNDLRNPWFVDLLDGLNSLLRDNGLHMLLADARLNRRTGHDPIGPFLDLGVDGLVAVGTLPEPAVLGAVAERMPVVVAGAREPELPDVDVVAGDDETGARLVTEHLIGLGHRRIAHIAGYGAVGELRRRSFEATMRAHGLDAEARIEASDMTEEGGYRTTIRLLSRPDRPSAILAVNDIASVGALSAAEELGLRVPRDVSVTGYDNTSIARLRHVWLTTVDTAPHEVGRRAARCLLDRFERPGGAGRVHLAAPTLEIRGTTAAPPGLTD, encoded by the coding sequence ATGAGACCGCCGACGATCCGCGACGTGGCCGAGCAGGCCGGAGTGTCCAAGTCGCTGGTCTCGCTGGTGCTGCGCGGCTCCGACCAGGTGCGCCCCGAGAAACGGGAGGCCGTGCTGCGTGCGGTACGGGAGCTCGGCTACCGGCCGAACGCGGCCGCGCGCAGTCTCAGCGAGCAGCGCACCCGCACCGTCGGCGTCCTCCTCAACGACCTGCGCAACCCATGGTTCGTCGACCTCCTCGACGGCCTGAACTCGCTGCTGCGCGACAACGGCCTGCACATGCTGCTCGCCGACGCCCGGCTGAACCGCCGCACCGGCCACGACCCCATCGGCCCGTTCCTGGACCTGGGCGTCGACGGCCTGGTGGCGGTCGGCACCCTGCCCGAACCGGCCGTTCTCGGCGCGGTCGCCGAGCGGATGCCGGTCGTCGTCGCGGGCGCCCGGGAGCCCGAGCTGCCGGACGTGGACGTCGTCGCGGGCGACGACGAGACCGGCGCACGCCTCGTCACCGAACACCTCATCGGGCTCGGCCACCGCCGGATCGCGCACATCGCCGGGTACGGCGCCGTCGGCGAGCTGCGCCGACGCAGCTTCGAGGCGACGATGCGGGCGCACGGCCTGGACGCCGAGGCGCGGATCGAGGCGAGCGACATGACCGAGGAGGGCGGCTACCGCACCACCATCCGGCTGCTCAGCCGCCCGGACCGGCCCAGCGCCATCCTCGCCGTCAACGACATCGCCTCCGTCGGCGCGCTGTCGGCGGCCGAGGAACTGGGGCTGCGAGTGCCGCGGGACGTCTCGGTGACCGGCTACGACAACACGAGCATCGCCCGGCTGCGCCACGTCTGGCTGACCACCGTCGACACCGCCCCGCACGAGGTCGGCCGCCGCGCCGCCCGCTGCCTCCTCGACCGCTTCGAGCGGCCCGGGGGAGCGGGCCGGGTGCACCTCGCCGCACCGACGCTGGAGATCAGGGGCACCACCGCGGCGCCCCCCGGCCTCACAGATTGA
- a CDS encoding cupin domain-containing protein, translating into MTHSFALHIPDAELEPEPLDPEQIVSGSPEVTGKVVWESEDGRRIRGIWQITPGVVTDTEADELFVVISGSATIEVGGGPTLEVGPGDMAVLREGDRTTWTVHETLRKAYAINL; encoded by the coding sequence ATGACGCACAGCTTCGCTCTCCACATCCCCGACGCCGAGCTCGAACCCGAGCCCCTCGACCCGGAGCAGATCGTCTCCGGGTCGCCCGAGGTGACCGGAAAGGTGGTCTGGGAGTCGGAGGACGGCCGGCGGATCCGCGGGATCTGGCAGATCACCCCGGGCGTGGTCACCGACACCGAGGCGGACGAGCTGTTCGTCGTCATCAGCGGCTCGGCGACGATCGAGGTCGGGGGCGGGCCGACGCTGGAGGTCGGGCCGGGCGACATGGCCGTACTGCGCGAAGGCGACCGTACGACGTGGACGGTGCACGAGACGCTGCGCAAAGCGTACGCGATCAATCTGTGA
- a CDS encoding serine hydrolase domain-containing protein: protein MTRMAGMRVLSLCVAVLLAVMLQTTAVPAAERPGQGCVVGGQSTDGRVRKVHDIVRQAQRELGLEAVLVRVTVDGHELVTDAAGESMTGVPATPALHFRAGSVAIAHLGTVLLQLVDEHRVGLDDPVSRWLPDLPNGDRITLRMLGDSTSGLHDYVTDPAFVKQFYADPFRHWTPSELPAFSLGHPLWYAPGTNWSYSHANFVLLGQALEKITGTPLDRLLRKRVLDPLRLSQTANSFTPEIPRPVLHAYDAERGMYEESTFWNPSWTTAPGAVLSTDICDLARSAQGIGSGRLLSRHSYQVQLDPGTPGLGTPTATCPATVCLKQTDAFHYGVGVIVKNGWVVQNPSFAGFAAVQAYEPGERLAIAVSTTVGPKAPEGNTAQTITDRIAAALAPEHPLGLDID, encoded by the coding sequence ATGACCCGAATGGCGGGCATGCGCGTGCTCTCGCTGTGCGTCGCCGTCCTGCTCGCGGTGATGCTCCAGACGACGGCGGTACCGGCCGCCGAGCGCCCCGGCCAGGGCTGTGTCGTCGGCGGGCAGAGCACGGACGGCCGGGTTCGGAAGGTCCATGACATCGTGCGGCAGGCCCAGCGGGAGCTCGGTCTCGAGGCCGTCCTGGTACGGGTCACGGTGGACGGACACGAGCTGGTCACCGACGCGGCCGGTGAGTCGATGACCGGCGTCCCGGCCACGCCCGCGCTGCACTTCCGGGCGGGCTCGGTCGCCATCGCTCACCTCGGAACCGTGCTCCTCCAACTCGTCGACGAGCACCGGGTGGGCCTCGACGACCCCGTCTCCCGCTGGCTGCCCGACCTGCCGAACGGCGACCGGATCACGCTGCGGATGCTCGGCGACTCCACCTCCGGCCTGCACGACTACGTCACCGACCCGGCGTTCGTGAAGCAGTTCTACGCCGACCCCTTCCGGCACTGGACCCCGAGCGAGCTGCCGGCCTTCTCGCTCGGCCATCCCCTGTGGTACGCGCCGGGCACCAACTGGAGCTACTCGCACGCCAACTTCGTCCTCCTCGGCCAGGCCCTGGAGAAGATCACCGGCACTCCGCTGGACCGGCTGCTGCGCAAACGCGTCCTCGATCCGCTGCGGTTGAGCCAGACCGCCAACAGCTTCACTCCGGAGATCCCGCGGCCCGTGCTGCACGCCTACGACGCCGAACGCGGCATGTACGAGGAGTCCACGTTCTGGAACCCGTCCTGGACCACCGCCCCCGGCGCCGTCCTCAGCACCGACATCTGCGACCTGGCGCGCTCGGCCCAGGGCATCGGATCGGGTCGGCTGCTCTCCCGGCACTCCTACCAGGTGCAGCTCGACCCCGGCACTCCCGGGCTCGGCACCCCGACCGCGACCTGCCCCGCCACCGTGTGCCTGAAGCAGACCGACGCCTTCCACTACGGCGTGGGCGTCATCGTCAAGAACGGCTGGGTCGTGCAGAACCCCTCCTTCGCCGGCTTCGCGGCGGTGCAGGCCTACGAGCCCGGCGAGCGGCTCGCCATCGCCGTGTCCACCACCGTGGGCCCCAAGGCGCCCGAGGGCAACACGGCCCAGACGATCACCGACCGCATCGCCGCGGCGCTGGCCCCGGAGCACCCGCTCGGCCTCGACATCGACTGA
- a CDS encoding TetR/AcrR family transcriptional regulator — translation MSAQPFPVSEIVASRRPHRKDAARNFDALLAAAREAFAEHGAEASLEDVARRAGVGIGTLYRNFPTRRDLFESVYADEVNALCRAAVQAAELPPWQALTTWLDRFTGYMVTKRAVREALNDESEIFQACRDSMYSAGGPLLERAQKAGEARADMDFGDLVRMVAGITATSFTDDAQRDRVLAIALDGVRVSR, via the coding sequence GTGTCGGCCCAGCCGTTCCCCGTCAGCGAGATCGTCGCGTCCCGGCGGCCGCACCGTAAGGACGCCGCCCGCAACTTCGACGCCCTGCTCGCGGCCGCGCGCGAGGCGTTCGCGGAGCACGGCGCGGAGGCCTCCCTGGAGGACGTCGCCCGGCGCGCGGGCGTCGGCATCGGCACGCTGTACCGGAACTTCCCCACCCGCCGCGACCTCTTCGAGAGCGTCTACGCGGACGAGGTGAACGCCCTGTGCCGGGCCGCCGTACAGGCCGCCGAGCTGCCGCCGTGGCAGGCGCTGACCACCTGGCTGGACCGGTTCACGGGCTACATGGTCACCAAGCGGGCGGTGCGCGAGGCCCTCAACGACGAGTCGGAGATCTTCCAGGCCTGCCGCGACTCGATGTACTCCGCCGGCGGACCGCTGCTGGAGCGGGCGCAGAAGGCGGGCGAGGCACGCGCCGACATGGACTTCGGCGACCTGGTGCGGATGGTCGCCGGGATCACGGCGACCTCCTTCACCGACGACGCCCAGCGCGACCGCGTGCTGGCGATCGCGCTGGACGGCGTACGCGTCAGCCGCTGA
- a CDS encoding MFS transporter translates to MPRNSTRLTFVVLATGAGVFAMLQSLIAPALPTVQHAMHSSQSTATWVMTAYLLSASVFTPILGRVGDLVGRKRTLVAVLMAVLAGCLVAALAPNMGVLIVARVAQGVGGALFPLSFGIIRDEFAPARVSGSISNLSAVIAAGGGVGMVAAGPIVSALDYRWLFWIPVAVVAATVPIALRYVPESPNRAEGSVSWLGAGLLSAWLVALLLPLSQAGQWGWGSVKVLGLFAAAVVLFAGWLLVEARSRTPLIDLRVMRLPAVWTTNTAALLFGAGMYAIWSFLPGFVQTPRSAGYGFGATVTESGLLMLPMLVAMFLSGVLGGRLAPVVGPKAQLTTGAALGAFALGFLALWHDERWQIAFVAGVFGLGIGLAFASMANLIVGSVPAEQTGAATGMNANIRTIGGSVGAALTSVLVTGHLQPSGLPYGSGYAHGFTLLALLCLGAAGAALLVPVRRAGRVTGPAAERAAAAPVRVR, encoded by the coding sequence GTGCCCCGAAACTCCACCCGCCTCACCTTCGTGGTCCTCGCGACCGGTGCGGGCGTGTTCGCCATGCTGCAGTCGCTGATCGCGCCGGCCCTGCCGACCGTCCAGCACGCCATGCACAGCTCCCAGTCCACCGCGACCTGGGTGATGACGGCGTATCTGCTGTCCGCCTCGGTCTTCACGCCGATCCTCGGCCGCGTCGGCGACCTGGTCGGCCGCAAGCGCACCCTCGTCGCCGTCCTCATGGCCGTGCTGGCCGGCTGTCTGGTCGCCGCGCTCGCGCCGAACATGGGCGTCCTGATCGTGGCCCGGGTCGCGCAGGGCGTCGGTGGCGCCCTGTTCCCGCTGTCGTTCGGCATCATCCGGGACGAGTTCGCTCCTGCCCGGGTCAGCGGCAGCATCAGCAACCTGTCCGCCGTGATCGCGGCCGGCGGCGGTGTCGGCATGGTGGCCGCCGGTCCCATCGTGTCCGCGCTCGACTACCGCTGGCTGTTCTGGATCCCGGTCGCCGTCGTCGCCGCCACTGTGCCGATCGCCCTCCGCTATGTGCCCGAGTCGCCCAACCGGGCCGAGGGAAGCGTCAGTTGGCTCGGCGCCGGACTGCTGTCGGCCTGGCTGGTGGCGCTGCTCCTGCCGCTCAGCCAGGCGGGGCAGTGGGGCTGGGGATCGGTGAAGGTGCTCGGGCTCTTCGCCGCCGCCGTCGTGCTTTTCGCCGGGTGGCTGCTGGTCGAGGCCCGCTCCCGCACCCCGCTGATCGACCTGCGCGTGATGCGGCTGCCCGCCGTGTGGACCACCAACACCGCGGCCCTGCTGTTCGGCGCGGGCATGTACGCGATCTGGTCCTTCCTCCCCGGATTCGTGCAGACGCCCCGCTCGGCCGGGTACGGCTTCGGCGCCACCGTCACCGAGTCCGGACTGCTCATGCTGCCGATGCTCGTCGCGATGTTCCTCTCCGGCGTCCTCGGCGGCCGTCTCGCCCCTGTCGTGGGTCCCAAGGCGCAGCTCACGACCGGTGCCGCGCTCGGCGCTTTCGCCCTCGGCTTCCTCGCCCTGTGGCACGACGAGCGGTGGCAGATCGCCTTCGTCGCGGGAGTGTTCGGCCTCGGCATCGGACTCGCCTTCGCCTCGATGGCCAACCTCATCGTGGGCAGCGTCCCGGCCGAGCAGACCGGCGCCGCGACCGGAATGAACGCCAACATCCGCACCATCGGCGGCTCCGTCGGCGCCGCGCTGACCAGTGTCCTGGTCACCGGGCACCTTCAGCCCTCCGGCCTGCCGTACGGCTCCGGCTACGCCCATGGCTTCACGCTGCTCGCGCTGCTGTGCCTCGGTGCCGCGGGCGCCGCGCTCCTCGTCCCGGTCCGGCGCGCCGGCCGGGTCACCGGCCCCGCCGCGGAGCGAGCGGCGGCAGCACCCGTACGCGTGCGGTAG
- a CDS encoding cytochrome P450 — translation MTATHEAPPVPRPTTTGVAPGGLPLLGHAIPLRRRPLDFLAALPAYGDLVEVRLGPRRTYLACHPDLVQQVLRDSRTFDKGGPLFDKVRLLTGNGLATSSWADHRRQRRLMQPAFRPERMAGYTPVMDHEIGSMLDSWEEGRAFDVNAAMQALTARIIVRTLFSTRIEDRAVAEIQRCLPVITRGFYTRMVAPVGLMEKLPTRSNRRFERALERMRGVIDETIDAHRAGVDHGDLLSGLLDAEDEETGERLAGDEIHDQVMTLLLGATETTGNTLAWIFHLLGENPEAEEQLHRELDGLRPGRRLGVDDLPHLDYTRRVIIESLRLYPTTWLLTRSTTCETELADVRLAPGTIVLLSFYALGRDPALYSAPERFDPDRWLPERAKAVPRGAWNSFGGGSRKCIGDRFGTIEVMLVLAAVAADWRLRPRPGPGIRPEPKASLSTGPLPMIPERRRRGSPAASE, via the coding sequence TTGACGGCGACCCATGAGGCACCACCGGTCCCGCGCCCCACGACCACGGGCGTGGCTCCCGGTGGGCTCCCCCTGCTCGGCCATGCGATACCCCTGCGGCGACGGCCGTTGGACTTCCTGGCCGCACTGCCCGCGTACGGCGACCTGGTGGAGGTACGGCTCGGTCCCCGACGAACGTACCTGGCCTGCCATCCCGACCTGGTCCAGCAGGTACTGCGTGACTCACGGACCTTCGACAAGGGCGGCCCGCTCTTCGACAAGGTCCGCCTCCTCACGGGCAACGGCCTGGCCACGTCCTCCTGGGCGGACCACCGGCGGCAACGCCGGCTGATGCAACCGGCGTTCCGTCCCGAGAGGATGGCCGGGTACACCCCCGTGATGGACCACGAGATCGGCTCCATGCTCGACTCGTGGGAGGAAGGGCGGGCCTTCGACGTCAATGCCGCGATGCAGGCGCTCACGGCGCGCATCATCGTCCGCACGCTGTTCTCCACCCGCATCGAGGACCGGGCCGTCGCCGAGATACAGCGCTGTCTGCCGGTCATCACCCGGGGTTTCTACACGCGCATGGTCGCACCGGTCGGCCTGATGGAGAAGCTGCCCACCCGGAGCAACCGCCGCTTCGAGCGGGCTCTGGAGCGGATGCGCGGCGTCATCGACGAGACCATCGACGCTCATCGAGCCGGAGTCGATCACGGGGACCTGCTGTCCGGCCTGCTCGACGCCGAGGACGAGGAGACCGGTGAGCGACTGGCCGGGGACGAGATCCACGACCAGGTCATGACCCTGCTCCTGGGCGCGACCGAGACCACGGGGAACACTCTGGCCTGGATCTTCCACCTCCTCGGCGAAAACCCGGAGGCGGAGGAGCAGTTGCACCGTGAACTGGACGGGCTCCGTCCCGGCCGTCGGCTCGGCGTCGACGATCTGCCCCACCTGGACTACACCCGGCGTGTGATCATCGAGTCGCTGCGCCTGTACCCGACCACCTGGTTGCTGACCCGGTCGACCACGTGCGAGACGGAACTCGCCGACGTCCGGCTCGCCCCGGGCACCATCGTGCTGCTCAGCTTCTACGCCCTCGGCCGTGACCCAGCCCTGTACTCCGCCCCCGAGCGGTTCGACCCCGACCGCTGGCTGCCCGAGCGGGCCAAGGCCGTACCGCGGGGCGCCTGGAACTCCTTCGGCGGCGGCAGCCGCAAATGCATCGGCGACCGGTTCGGCACGATCGAGGTCATGCTGGTCCTCGCCGCCGTCGCCGCGGACTGGCGGCTGAGGCCCCGGCCCGGCCCCGGCATCCGGCCGGAGCCGAAGGCGAGCCTGAGCACCGGCCCGCTCCCCATGATCCCGGAGCGACGTCGCCGAGGAAGCCCCGCCGCCTCGGAGTAG
- a CDS encoding terpene synthase family protein, translating to MSDISPLRTGTSLLARHEYEQPEGFFLPELPRLLPVVYHPKAAQIEFRSNAWVRRHLAGCFADEEDLLKLLRERVGLYAPLIAPTADEQRVLDLADFYHFVGLIDNLAADHTGLGASHLGARDVFDGIMADFAAGAATRAAAAASDNSPFGRAAQDLWRRISPGLSPHQVRRFKSSMSSFLRGVTSELPYQLSGSVPDYDAYLAMRLDSFGCDFILLLTEYALAIDMTEPAASPRFVDMHAHAMRQLILVNDLLSLRKEQGDPMNAVRVLCCHDGLTLQRSVDRVCDLVDLHERAYIAARDTVRHGPFGARADVRAYLDGLDHLLAGSQEYEYLTPRYFGDGSVWDGSTSGWISLTTPIARFLPRTGHGNGATADQRARHPHRKERTS from the coding sequence ATGTCTGACATCTCACCGCTGCGCACGGGCACCTCGCTGCTTGCCCGGCACGAGTACGAGCAGCCCGAGGGATTCTTCCTTCCGGAGCTGCCGCGGCTCCTTCCGGTGGTGTACCACCCCAAGGCGGCGCAGATCGAGTTCCGGTCGAACGCCTGGGTGCGCCGGCATCTGGCAGGGTGCTTCGCCGACGAGGAGGACCTGCTGAAACTCCTGCGCGAACGCGTGGGCCTGTACGCACCCCTCATCGCTCCGACGGCCGACGAACAACGCGTGCTGGATCTTGCCGACTTCTACCATTTCGTCGGGCTCATCGACAATCTGGCGGCGGACCACACCGGGCTGGGAGCCAGCCACCTCGGAGCCCGCGACGTCTTCGACGGGATCATGGCCGACTTCGCCGCCGGGGCGGCAACCAGGGCAGCGGCCGCGGCGAGCGACAACTCCCCGTTCGGGCGGGCGGCTCAGGATCTGTGGCGGCGCATCAGCCCAGGGCTGAGCCCACATCAGGTCCGGCGCTTCAAGTCGAGCATGAGCAGCTTCCTGCGGGGAGTCACCAGCGAGCTTCCCTACCAGCTGTCCGGCTCGGTTCCGGACTACGACGCCTATCTGGCCATGCGGCTCGACAGCTTCGGCTGCGACTTCATCCTCCTGCTCACCGAATATGCCCTCGCGATCGACATGACCGAGCCGGCCGCGTCGCCTCGGTTCGTGGACATGCACGCCCACGCGATGCGCCAGCTGATCCTCGTCAACGATCTGCTGTCCCTGCGCAAGGAGCAGGGAGACCCCATGAACGCGGTACGGGTGCTGTGCTGCCACGACGGGCTGACGCTCCAGCGGTCCGTCGACAGGGTCTGCGACTTGGTCGACCTCCATGAGCGGGCGTACATCGCGGCCCGGGACACCGTGCGGCACGGCCCGTTCGGCGCCCGCGCCGACGTCCGCGCCTACCTCGACGGACTTGATCATCTGCTGGCCGGCAGCCAGGAGTACGAGTACCTCACCCCGCGTTACTTCGGCGACGGATCCGTGTGGGACGGCTCCACCTCCGGGTGGATCAGCCTCACCACTCCCATCGCCCGATTCCTGCCCCGGACCGGCCACGGAAACGGGGCGACAGCGGACCAGCGCGCTCGGCATCCACACCGGAAGGAGCGGACGAGTTGA